From a single Brassica oleracea var. oleracea cultivar TO1000 chromosome C5, BOL, whole genome shotgun sequence genomic region:
- the LOC106344756 gene encoding uncharacterized protein LOC106344756, translating into MLKLRDAARTFHMKAVGNGKLISFWFDRWSEIGVMIEILSERGLIEMGIRREATLEEVLWNQRRKKRHRWPLSNEVEKELSIVKDKLTLDMDMDDVDMWRWKSGFKPSFSTSETWSMIREVATPCTWGQSIWFAHATMDRIAGWNPGVDTTCVLCKRTPETRNHLFFECSFSSLIWEHLVKGLLGIAYSNKWNIMVELVYVPTMEKRKRFCLRYALQVTVYTLWWERNMRRHGDPLRPMQFLAKFIDKSIRNQLSLVQMKEMKGSAGFGGLQFEQPPRCRFARTKDQQIAQPCSCESSRKDP; encoded by the exons ATGCTCAAGTTGAGAGATGCCGCTCGAACTTTTCATATGAAGGCGGTGGGGAATGGGAAACTTATCTCCTTCTGGTTTGATCGCTGGTCGGAGATTGGGGTGATGATTGAGATACTTAGTGAAAGAGGTTTAATAGAAATGGGAATTCGTCGGGAAGCTACTTTGGAAGAGGTTCTTTGGAACCAAAGGAGGAAGAAGAGACACAGATGGCCTCTGTCAAATGAAGTTGAAAAGGAGCTGAGTATAGTCAAAGATAAGCTGACTCTGGATATGGATATGGATGATGTGGATATGTGGAGATGGAAGTCAGGGTTCAAACCCAGCTTCTCAACTTCCGAGACATGGTCGATGATCCGAGAAGTAGCGACGCCATGCACCTGGGGGCAGAGTATCTGGTTCGCACATGCCACAATGGACCGAATCGCTGGTTGGAATCCAGGTGTAGACACTACTTGTGTTTTATGTAAAAGAACCCCTGAGACAAGAAATCATCTGTTTTTTGAGTGCTCCTTCTCATCCTTGATTTGGGAACATCTTGTCAAAGGGCTGTTGGGTATAGCTTACTCGAACAAGTGGAATATTATGGTTGAGCTAGTCTATGTTCCGACAATGGAGAAAAGAAAGAGGTTCTGTCTCAGATATGCACTACAGGTCACTGTGTACACGCTGTGGTGGGAGCGTAATATGCGACGACATGGAGACCCTCTGAGGCCGATGCAATTTTTGGCTAAATTCATAGATAAGTCAATCAGGAACCAGCTGAGCCTAGTGCAAATGAAGGAAATGAAAG GGTCAGCTGGGTTTGGTGGTCTTCAATTCGAGCAACCACCTCGTTGTAGATTTGCTCGGACCAAGGATCAACAAATTGCCCAGCCTTGTTCTTGTGAATCCTCTCGTAAAGATCCTTAA